The Listeria sp. PSOL-1 genome includes a region encoding these proteins:
- a CDS encoding FMN-dependent NADH-azoreductase: protein MENVLFIKANGLPKERSVSVTLYETFLESYQERHPDDIITELNLFEADLPYYDAVMMNGLYKEANGEAVTPEEKRLADIANSYLEGFLAADKVIIAFPLWNFSIPAQLLTYLFYLSQAGKTFKYTAEGVVGLIPNKKVALLNARGGVYSEGPLTDHEMSATYVKNVLAHFGIKNPELIVVEGHNAKPNQAKELIATGITEASELAQNF from the coding sequence ATGGAAAACGTATTATTTATTAAAGCAAATGGCTTGCCTAAAGAACGCTCTGTTAGCGTCACTTTATATGAAACATTTTTAGAAAGTTATCAAGAAAGGCATCCTGATGACATCATCACCGAACTCAATTTATTTGAAGCAGATTTACCTTATTATGATGCCGTTATGATGAATGGCTTATACAAAGAAGCAAATGGCGAAGCGGTAACACCTGAAGAAAAACGCTTGGCAGACATTGCGAATAGTTATCTTGAAGGCTTCCTAGCTGCAGACAAAGTGATTATCGCTTTTCCTTTATGGAATTTCAGTATTCCAGCACAACTTTTAACCTATTTATTTTATTTAAGTCAGGCTGGTAAAACGTTCAAATATACAGCAGAAGGGGTAGTTGGTTTAATCCCAAACAAAAAAGTAGCACTCTTAAATGCTCGTGGAGGCGTCTATTCTGAAGGCCCATTAACTGATCATGAAATGTCTGCTACTTATGTTAAAAACGTCCTCGCACATTTTGGCATTAAAAATCCTGAGCTTATTGTCGTGGAAGGTCACAATGCCAAGCCTAACCAAGCCAAAGAACTTATTGCAACAGGCATAACAGAAGCTAGCGAACTTGCGCAAAATTTTTAA
- a CDS encoding uracil-DNA glycosylase encodes MEIPTELIEMVKKQSAHYALEGFVVGQGSDNPRVMFVGEAPGETEIHNHIPFSGRAGKELMKFFEIAGLSRGDVYITSSVRSRPYQLREKIDRKTGKSLARKYNRTPSQKEILIHAPILDYEIKKLKPRIIVTLGNIGLRRILGKRIKVSETHGQFFQHEILTLTEEATLQFGKKQYIVMPTFHPAAIFYNRQLLPLIEADFQILARWLKENKI; translated from the coding sequence ATGGAGATTCCAACTGAGTTAATAGAGATGGTGAAAAAACAAAGTGCACATTATGCGTTAGAGGGTTTTGTCGTGGGGCAAGGTTCTGATAATCCACGAGTGATGTTTGTCGGGGAGGCACCAGGTGAAACGGAAATACATAATCATATCCCTTTTAGTGGGCGAGCTGGGAAAGAATTGATGAAGTTTTTTGAAATAGCTGGGCTTTCGCGTGGAGATGTTTATATTACAAGTTCTGTTAGAAGTAGACCTTATCAGCTTCGTGAAAAAATAGATCGAAAAACAGGAAAAAGTTTAGCACGAAAATATAATCGTACGCCTTCGCAAAAAGAAATCCTTATCCATGCGCCCATTTTGGATTATGAAATTAAGAAGCTTAAACCGCGTATCATTGTAACGCTAGGAAATATTGGCTTAAGAAGAATACTAGGGAAAAGGATCAAGGTTAGCGAAACGCATGGTCAATTTTTTCAACATGAAATCCTAACTTTAACAGAAGAAGCGACATTGCAATTTGGGAAAAAGCAGTATATCGTAATGCCCACTTTTCATCCCGCCGCTATCTTTTATAATCGCCAGCTACTTCCTTTAATTGAAGCTGATTTTCAAATTTTAGCGCGTTGGTTGAAGGAGAATAAGATATGA
- a CDS encoding biotin--[acetyl-CoA-carboxylase] ligase, with protein MGNKKREQLLALFSEKRGEFISGEQMASFLGCSRTAVWKYMSALRKEGFIIEAVRNKGYRLEASTDQFSKDAISLGLKTKLIGQELTVLNVVESTQQVAHLAVSNGACSGAVIIADEQKGGKGRLKRSWDSQKGQGIWMSIILKPDIPLQKVPQFTFIASLAVTEAITQLTNLKAEIKWPNDVYIGKRKVCGVLTEMQADAESVHAVILGIGVNVNQVEFPDELVNKATSLKQELGTKVSRRKVIQAILFYLEKYYLLFIEQGFAPIKILWEERALSFGKTLRVTTMQEKITGVALGISDTGVLLVQDDTGKIHHIYSADIEMN; from the coding sequence GTGGGAAATAAAAAGCGTGAACAATTACTTGCACTTTTTTCCGAAAAAAGAGGAGAATTTATTTCTGGAGAACAAATGGCGTCATTTCTTGGGTGTTCACGAACAGCTGTATGGAAATATATGAGTGCTTTGCGAAAAGAAGGCTTTATTATCGAAGCCGTTCGTAACAAGGGCTATCGTTTAGAAGCCTCTACTGACCAGTTTTCAAAAGATGCCATTTCATTAGGTTTAAAAACAAAATTAATTGGGCAAGAGCTGACCGTATTAAATGTAGTCGAATCGACACAACAAGTTGCACATCTTGCTGTTTCAAATGGCGCTTGTTCTGGAGCTGTAATCATTGCTGATGAACAAAAAGGTGGCAAGGGACGCCTGAAAAGATCGTGGGATTCACAAAAAGGACAAGGAATCTGGATGAGTATTATTTTAAAACCAGATATTCCCCTTCAAAAAGTACCACAATTTACATTTATTGCTTCACTCGCTGTGACAGAGGCCATCACGCAATTAACAAATTTAAAAGCAGAAATTAAATGGCCAAATGACGTTTATATTGGTAAGCGCAAAGTTTGCGGCGTTTTAACAGAAATGCAAGCAGATGCTGAATCTGTCCATGCGGTGATCCTTGGAATTGGTGTCAATGTTAACCAAGTAGAATTTCCAGATGAGCTCGTAAATAAAGCGACCTCCCTTAAACAGGAATTAGGAACTAAAGTTTCTAGACGGAAGGTAATTCAAGCCATTTTATTTTATTTAGAAAAGTATTATCTCCTTTTTATCGAACAAGGTTTTGCACCTATTAAAATTTTATGGGAAGAACGTGCCCTTTCATTTGGAAAAACACTAAGGGTGACGACCATGCAAGAAAAAATTACAGGAGTGGCACTTGGCATTTCTGATACTGGTGTTTTACTTGTACAAGATGATACTGGAAAAATTCATCATATTTATTCTGCGGATATTGAAATGAATTAA
- a CDS encoding nucleotide pyrophosphohydrolase has translation MAKTMQEIQQDVDDYIGQFKEGYFSPLSMMARITEEVGELAREVNHYYGEKPKKNSEQEKSMIEELGDCFFVLTCMANSLEIDLEKAMEIVLEKFNQRDQNRWTKKENSHD, from the coding sequence GTGGCAAAAACAATGCAGGAAATTCAGCAAGATGTCGATGATTATATTGGACAATTTAAAGAAGGCTATTTTTCACCACTTAGTATGATGGCGCGCATCACTGAAGAAGTAGGAGAACTTGCGCGTGAGGTCAATCACTATTACGGCGAAAAGCCTAAAAAAAATAGTGAACAAGAAAAAAGCATGATAGAAGAGTTGGGTGACTGTTTCTTTGTGCTGACTTGTATGGCAAATTCACTTGAGATTGATCTGGAAAAAGCAATGGAAATCGTGCTTGAAAAATTTAACCAGCGTGATCAGAATCGCTGGACAAAAAAGGAGAATAGCCATGATTAA
- a CDS encoding FAD-binding oxidoreductase translates to MKIVIIGGGIVGASACYHLAKAGHDVTLIDDERAGQATRHAAGIISPWLSKRRSKTWYQLAKMSAWYYPILHRELLEKEQLESGYKQVGALYIHKEKHVLADLEKRALERRQMAPEMGKIIWLNEEEVKAKFPIIAPRYEAIFVSGGGRVSGSVLVSTLKLAAIKNGAKWLNGTARLAKKGQTLSVYHLQQSIPFEKIIHAGGAWMRESLQEISYDLEVFPQKGQIIEAKLPMKKTNDWPVILPPSAKSIVPFDEGKLMLGATHEKTAGFDLTPTNAGEKEIIQAVQPFLATELRDLPKRLAVGTRPYTSDFIPMIGQLANEPIFVANGLGASGLTTGAYVGKILADLVMEGEIMIPLQNYDPNHYLYKK, encoded by the coding sequence ATGAAAATTGTGATCATCGGTGGTGGAATTGTTGGCGCTAGTGCTTGTTATCATTTAGCTAAAGCAGGTCATGATGTGACTTTGATTGATGATGAAAGAGCTGGACAAGCCACAAGGCACGCAGCAGGAATTATTTCACCATGGCTTTCTAAAAGGCGTAGTAAGACTTGGTATCAGCTTGCTAAAATGAGTGCTTGGTATTATCCTATACTTCACCGTGAGCTTTTAGAAAAAGAACAGTTAGAATCAGGGTATAAACAAGTTGGTGCGCTCTATATTCATAAAGAAAAGCACGTTTTAGCGGACCTAGAAAAAAGAGCCTTGGAAAGAAGGCAAATGGCTCCGGAAATGGGTAAAATCATTTGGCTGAACGAAGAGGAAGTAAAGGCTAAATTCCCAATTATTGCTCCTCGATATGAAGCGATTTTTGTTTCAGGTGGAGGGCGTGTGAGTGGTTCGGTACTAGTTAGTACTTTAAAGCTAGCTGCAATAAAAAACGGCGCAAAATGGTTGAATGGAACAGCAAGATTAGCAAAAAAAGGCCAGACATTAAGCGTATATCATTTACAACAAAGCATTCCATTTGAAAAAATCATTCATGCAGGTGGTGCCTGGATGCGTGAAAGTTTACAAGAAATCAGTTATGATTTAGAAGTATTCCCGCAAAAAGGTCAAATCATTGAGGCCAAGCTTCCTATGAAAAAAACAAATGATTGGCCTGTCATTTTACCACCGAGCGCTAAAAGTATTGTGCCATTTGACGAGGGAAAGTTAATGCTTGGAGCCACACATGAAAAAACGGCTGGTTTTGATTTAACGCCAACAAATGCTGGTGAAAAAGAAATTATTCAAGCTGTTCAGCCTTTTTTAGCGACCGAATTAAGAGATTTACCGAAAAGGTTAGCCGTCGGGACAAGGCCGTATACTTCTGATTTTATCCCGATGATCGGTCAGTTAGCGAATGAGCCTATTTTTGTCGCTAATGGATTAGGTGCATCTGGCTTAACAACAGGTGCTTATGTTGGTAAAATATTAGCTGATTTAGTAATGGAGGGTGAAATCATGATTCCACTTCAAAATTATGATCCTAATCACTATCTTTATAAAAAGTGA
- the dapB gene encoding 4-hydroxy-tetrahydrodipicolinate reductase, giving the protein MKVAVSGFKGKMGHEVVKTVLREKDMELVAVLDKKPDEKNINELVEFNQLDVPVYRELTDLIKEKKPECVVDFTEPSVAYSHAKTIIEAGVRAVIGTTGFKPEQIEELSALSSQKKIGSLIAPNFAVGAVLMMQFAEKAAKYFPNVEIIELHHDNKLDAPSGTAIKTAEMMAKAREAINQGAKEEQETIQGARGAEYEGMRIHSVRLPGLVAHQEVIFGAEGQGLTLRHDSYDRLSFMSGVALAIRETANYETLVYGLENIL; this is encoded by the coding sequence ATTAAAGTAGCAGTATCAGGATTTAAAGGAAAGATGGGGCATGAAGTAGTTAAAACCGTTTTACGCGAGAAAGATATGGAATTAGTTGCTGTTTTAGATAAAAAACCAGATGAAAAGAACATCAATGAGCTGGTAGAGTTTAATCAGTTAGATGTACCGGTATACAGAGAATTAACGGATTTAATCAAAGAAAAAAAACCGGAATGTGTCGTTGATTTTACGGAACCAAGCGTTGCGTATTCACATGCGAAGACGATTATTGAAGCTGGTGTTCGAGCAGTGATTGGTACAACTGGTTTTAAACCGGAACAAATTGAAGAACTAAGTGCGCTTTCTAGCCAGAAAAAAATAGGTAGTCTAATTGCTCCAAATTTTGCTGTGGGCGCTGTTTTAATGATGCAGTTTGCCGAAAAAGCAGCAAAATATTTTCCCAATGTGGAAATTATTGAATTGCATCACGATAATAAATTAGATGCTCCAAGCGGAACAGCAATTAAAACAGCTGAAATGATGGCAAAAGCACGTGAAGCCATAAATCAGGGGGCAAAAGAGGAGCAAGAAACAATTCAAGGGGCGCGTGGTGCAGAATATGAGGGCATGCGAATTCATAGTGTTCGTTTACCTGGGCTTGTAGCGCATCAAGAGGTGATTTTTGGTGCTGAAGGGCAAGGTTTAACCCTTCGCCATGATTCATATGATCGGCTTTCATTTATGTCGGGTGTGGCGCTTGCTATTCGTGAAACGGCGAACTATGAAACGCTGGTTTACGGCTTAGAAAATATTCTCTAA
- the panB gene encoding 3-methyl-2-oxobutanoate hydroxymethyltransferase, producing MKQPLEFLEMKQAQEKIAMITAYDYPSAKDAEKAGVDLILVGDSLGMVVLGYDSTIPVTLADMIHHTKAVKRGAPNTFIVTDMPYMSYHASIEDTIWQARKLIQESGTNAIKLEGAGRVVEKIAALTEAGAPVVAHLGLTPQTVGLTGSYKVRAKAKEEAAELMEQALRIEQAGAIMLVLEAIPKQLAEKITNRLHIPVIGIGAGVKTDGQVLVFHDVIGYGISRRAKFVKAYLDIDEPIISALIHYVSDVKKSYFPEDKHSFTMKAEDIIDLYGGENK from the coding sequence ATGAAACAACCACTTGAATTTTTAGAGATGAAACAAGCGCAAGAAAAGATTGCGATGATCACAGCTTATGATTATCCTTCAGCGAAAGATGCTGAAAAAGCGGGAGTAGATCTAATTTTAGTAGGAGACTCCCTTGGCATGGTTGTCCTTGGATATGATTCAACGATCCCTGTAACACTGGCGGATATGATCCACCATACAAAAGCTGTAAAAAGAGGGGCACCAAATACGTTTATCGTAACAGATATGCCATATATGAGTTATCATGCTTCAATCGAGGATACGATTTGGCAAGCTAGAAAATTAATTCAAGAAAGTGGTACAAATGCAATTAAGCTAGAAGGAGCAGGCCGGGTTGTCGAAAAAATTGCAGCTTTGACTGAAGCAGGAGCCCCAGTTGTAGCGCATCTTGGCTTGACACCACAAACAGTGGGTTTAACTGGGAGCTATAAAGTACGCGCTAAAGCAAAAGAAGAGGCAGCAGAGTTAATGGAACAAGCTTTAAGAATAGAGCAAGCAGGGGCTATTATGCTTGTGCTTGAGGCGATTCCGAAACAACTAGCAGAAAAAATCACAAATAGATTACATATTCCTGTAATTGGTATCGGCGCTGGGGTGAAAACAGATGGCCAAGTTTTAGTATTTCATGATGTAATCGGATACGGGATTTCAAGACGCGCTAAATTTGTTAAAGCTTATCTTGATATTGATGAACCGATTATCTCTGCGCTTATTCATTATGTTTCCGATGTGAAAAAA
- a CDS encoding serine hydrolase: MFPKTRSLLNEIITEKAAPGITYQIITKKQHETKLIGAKQLVPSKQPLTADQKNYYDIASLTKVIATTIRICQLIESKKLTTESLVQSFLPEFRYPDITVLDLLTHSSGLAKSIPGFKIENRTDLRRYVFSTEQVRARHEFVEYSDVNFLLLGYLIETLDGAFEKSIKKHILGPLCMNDTTFYQAMNKDQSIPTEIDPNRGLIQGVVHDFKAFIAKENTGHAGLFSTMTDLSLFAQALLLNDGTPILSKEMTKRLAQNYTPSLNRSRGLGFDLKKTNHGYALYHTGFTGTFITLDLETKNGLIVLSNRVHPTRKNNLFNEKRDIIAETFLKETESYSKK; this comes from the coding sequence ATGTTTCCAAAAACGAGATCATTATTAAACGAAATCATTACCGAAAAAGCAGCTCCCGGCATTACCTACCAAATCATCACCAAAAAGCAGCATGAAACAAAGCTTATCGGCGCAAAACAACTTGTTCCTTCTAAACAGCCGCTAACTGCGGATCAAAAAAATTACTATGATATCGCCTCTTTAACAAAAGTTATCGCAACAACGATTCGTATCTGCCAACTAATTGAATCAAAAAAATTAACGACAGAAAGCTTAGTACAATCCTTTTTACCCGAGTTCCGCTATCCAGATATAACTGTTCTCGATTTACTCACACATAGCTCAGGGCTCGCTAAAAGCATTCCTGGCTTTAAAATTGAAAATCGCACTGATTTACGTCGGTACGTTTTTTCAACAGAGCAAGTCCGAGCACGCCACGAATTTGTGGAATATAGTGATGTTAATTTTTTACTATTAGGTTATCTGATTGAAACTCTTGATGGCGCCTTTGAAAAAAGCATTAAAAAGCATATCTTAGGCCCCTTATGTATGAACGATACAACCTTTTATCAAGCAATGAATAAAGACCAATCGATTCCAACAGAAATCGATCCCAATCGTGGTCTCATTCAAGGGGTTGTCCATGATTTCAAAGCTTTTATTGCCAAAGAAAATACAGGCCATGCCGGTCTTTTTAGCACGATGACTGATTTATCACTTTTTGCCCAAGCACTCCTCCTAAATGATGGGACTCCTATTCTTTCCAAAGAAATGACCAAACGCCTTGCGCAAAACTATACGCCTAGCTTAAATCGCAGTCGTGGTCTGGGATTTGATTTAAAGAAAACAAACCATGGTTATGCCCTTTATCACACAGGATTTACAGGAACATTTATCACGCTTGATTTGGAAACAAAAAATGGTTTAATTGTGCTTTCAAATCGAGTTCATCCTACACGAAAAAATAACCTTTTTAATGAAAAGCGTGACATCATTGCCGAAACCTTCCTCAAAGAAACAGAATCCTATTCAAAAAAATGA
- a CDS encoding CCA tRNA nucleotidyltransferase — protein sequence MKEVFKQASPILKQLQEAGYEAYFVGGAVRDFILERTISDVDIATSAFPEEVKQVFPVTYDTGIAHGTVTVRYQHELYEVTTFRTEGKYEDFRRPSEVTFIRSLKEDLLRRDFTMNAIAMDEKFHFEDPFAGIKAIQEREIKAVGIPNQRFQEDALRMMRAVRFMSQLDFTIEEKTKAALKREIKLLEHTSVERKTIEWEKMIRGKARKQAMDLLVDVHLHHYLPGLKQAKSGLQNLADWHFAETASADLIWLALVTAIEVNDIQTFLKAWKLPNKLITHVKQAVYWYQLNEPWTDYTLYLAGKEIYSLVEELRFLVTGNSAQLECDKMYERLPIKSISDLAINGKDLLKWYDKKPGPWLKEKLISVEQAVLNKKLPNNREAIRRWLVSGK from the coding sequence ATGAAAGAAGTTTTTAAACAAGCTTCACCGATACTAAAGCAGCTTCAAGAGGCTGGATATGAAGCTTATTTTGTAGGGGGAGCTGTGCGGGATTTTATTTTAGAGCGTACAATTTCTGATGTGGATATTGCGACGAGTGCTTTTCCAGAAGAAGTCAAGCAGGTTTTTCCTGTTACTTATGACACGGGAATTGCACATGGGACGGTGACAGTACGTTATCAACACGAACTTTATGAAGTGACTACTTTTCGAACAGAAGGAAAATATGAAGATTTCCGCAGACCAAGTGAAGTCACTTTTATTCGCTCATTGAAAGAAGATTTATTACGGCGTGATTTTACGATGAATGCCATCGCTATGGATGAGAAATTTCATTTTGAAGATCCATTTGCTGGAATAAAAGCAATTCAAGAACGCGAAATTAAAGCTGTTGGTATTCCAAATCAGCGTTTTCAAGAAGATGCTTTACGAATGATGCGCGCTGTCCGTTTTATGAGCCAGTTAGATTTTACAATTGAGGAAAAAACTAAAGCGGCGCTAAAACGCGAAATTAAATTGCTTGAACATACATCGGTTGAGCGAAAAACGATAGAATGGGAAAAAATGATTCGTGGAAAGGCGCGTAAACAAGCAATGGATCTCTTAGTTGATGTGCATCTGCATCATTACTTACCGGGGCTAAAACAAGCAAAAAGTGGCTTGCAAAATCTTGCTGATTGGCATTTTGCTGAAACGGCTTCAGCTGACTTAATTTGGCTTGCTTTAGTTACGGCGATTGAGGTTAATGATATTCAAACATTTTTAAAAGCTTGGAAATTGCCTAATAAACTTATTACTCATGTAAAGCAAGCGGTTTATTGGTATCAACTAAATGAGCCTTGGACAGATTATACCCTTTATTTAGCAGGAAAAGAAATCTATTCTCTTGTTGAGGAGCTGCGTTTTTTAGTGACTGGAAATTCTGCGCAGTTGGAATGCGATAAGATGTACGAAAGGCTACCAATTAAAAGTATCAGTGACCTTGCTATTAATGGTAAGGATTTGCTTAAATGGTATGACAAGAAACCTGGTCCTTGGTTAAAAGAAAAATTAATCTCTGTTGAACAAGCTGTTTTAAACAAGAAACTTCCAAACAATAGAGAAGCAATAAGGAGATGGCTTGTTAGTGGGAAATAA
- a CDS encoding thioredoxin family protein → MKQFISIPFLFIISIILVSCGGKEELEDKMVATKIQAKTFLKTISTADFKRKIKQKETGAIYIGRASCTDCQAFQPVLQKELKARQIKKMDYYDVEIAAKANQTEMISFLKGIDVDSVPTLVYLDKGKITSIYKASSSKQDLQKWLDQHAH, encoded by the coding sequence ATGAAACAATTTATAAGCATTCCATTTTTGTTTATCATCAGTATCATTTTAGTTTCATGTGGTGGAAAAGAAGAACTAGAAGACAAGATGGTAGCAACAAAGATACAGGCCAAGACTTTTTTAAAAACCATTTCAACTGCCGATTTTAAAAGAAAAATAAAGCAAAAAGAAACAGGCGCTATTTATATTGGAAGAGCAAGTTGCACAGATTGCCAAGCCTTTCAACCAGTTTTACAAAAAGAGTTAAAAGCTAGACAAATAAAAAAGATGGACTATTATGATGTTGAGATAGCGGCTAAAGCAAATCAAACAGAGATGATTAGTTTTTTGAAAGGGATCGATGTTGATTCGGTACCAACGCTTGTCTACCTTGATAAAGGAAAGATAACGTCGATTTACAAGGCTTCTAGCAGTAAGCAGGACTTGCAAAAATGGCTTGATCAACATGCGCATTAA
- a CDS encoding NAD-dependent malic enzyme, translating to MTILKKPLLNKGTAFTEAERIKHGITGCLPPVYETIAQQAERVFKQLDKLEDPLAKHYLLGDLYHENRTLYYYVVSKNITEILPLIYTPTIGDAVVNYHLDYKTPEEALYIDAFNSEQLGTTLKHAASHPESIDMMVITDGEGVLGLGDWGVNGVKIAVGKLAVYTVAAGIAPDRVLPIVIDAGTNNQELIQSSRYLGNKKARLSEEAYDHFIAHFVEQAKKIFPNAVFHWEDFGRNHAARILETYRSKICTFNDDIQGTGAMVLAAALATTRVSKIPLKDQRIVVFGAGTAGIGITEQLVSELMREGLSENEAKERFFLVDKEGLITDDLTHLTTGQQRFAKKASLFSEKRPTTLAETIHSVRPHMLIGSSGVAGAFSEDVVRTMAKHVDWPAILPLSNPTKLAEAKASDLIHWTEGRALIVTGSPTKPVTYNDTTYYIGQANNALLYPGLGLGAILIRAKHISNKMLLAASHAVCETVHLKKQGDILLPPIEQLRKTSYQVALAVAKQAIAENLANSSINHLEKALEKLIWEPNYR from the coding sequence ATGACGATATTAAAAAAGCCACTGCTCAACAAAGGAACCGCTTTTACTGAAGCAGAGCGAATAAAACATGGCATTACAGGATGCTTGCCACCCGTTTATGAAACCATTGCCCAACAAGCAGAACGTGTTTTTAAGCAACTTGATAAGCTAGAAGATCCACTGGCCAAACATTATTTGCTTGGTGACCTATATCACGAGAATCGTACACTTTATTATTACGTCGTTTCAAAAAATATCACTGAAATCTTGCCCTTAATTTATACGCCAACAATTGGTGATGCTGTAGTTAATTACCATTTAGATTACAAAACTCCTGAAGAAGCGCTTTACATTGATGCTTTTAACAGTGAACAACTGGGCACAACATTAAAACATGCTGCTTCTCATCCAGAATCAATTGATATGATGGTCATCACAGATGGTGAAGGTGTACTTGGCCTAGGCGACTGGGGTGTAAATGGTGTTAAAATTGCTGTTGGAAAACTTGCCGTTTATACGGTTGCTGCTGGCATTGCCCCAGATCGCGTCTTACCAATTGTTATTGATGCCGGAACCAATAATCAAGAGCTCATCCAAAGTTCGAGATACCTTGGTAATAAAAAAGCGCGTCTAAGTGAAGAAGCCTATGATCACTTTATCGCTCATTTCGTTGAACAAGCCAAAAAAATTTTCCCTAATGCAGTTTTCCATTGGGAAGATTTCGGACGCAATCACGCCGCACGTATTTTGGAAACATATCGTTCAAAGATTTGTACATTTAATGATGATATCCAAGGAACAGGCGCAATGGTCCTTGCAGCAGCTCTTGCGACAACACGTGTTTCAAAAATTCCACTTAAAGATCAACGTATTGTTGTTTTTGGTGCTGGAACTGCTGGAATTGGAATTACTGAACAGCTCGTTTCTGAATTGATGCGCGAAGGCCTTTCCGAAAATGAAGCCAAAGAACGTTTTTTCCTAGTAGACAAAGAAGGTCTGATTACTGATGATCTTACCCATTTAACTACTGGTCAACAGCGTTTTGCAAAAAAAGCAAGTCTCTTTAGCGAAAAACGCCCTACAACTTTAGCAGAAACCATCCATTCAGTCAGACCACACATGCTAATTGGCTCAAGTGGTGTCGCTGGTGCTTTTTCTGAAGACGTTGTTCGGACGATGGCAAAACATGTTGATTGGCCCGCTATTTTACCTTTATCCAATCCAACAAAACTAGCAGAAGCCAAAGCCAGCGATCTCATTCATTGGACAGAGGGACGAGCTCTCATTGTAACAGGAAGCCCCACAAAACCTGTGACCTATAACGATACCACCTACTATATTGGCCAAGCAAATAATGCCTTGCTTTACCCTGGACTTGGCTTAGGCGCCATTCTTATCCGTGCAAAACACATCTCAAATAAAATGCTTCTTGCTGCAAGCCATGCCGTTTGTGAAACTGTCCATTTAAAAAAACAAGGCGATATTCTCCTTCCACCGATTGAACAATTAAGAAAAACCAGTTATCAAGTTGCACTGGCTGTTGCCAAACAAGCAATAGCTGAAAACTTAGCAAACAGCTCCATCAACCATCTCGAAAAAGCACTTGAAAAACTCATCTGGGAACCAAACTATCGCTAA
- a CDS encoding DUF924 family protein gives MYYQEVIDFWFKESTPDEWFTKNKSFDELIRKRFLKVHKQVIKGEKVDWRLAIQGRLAEIIVLDQFSRNLYRDDPRSFAYDGMALILAQEAILHYPIEQLSVEERSFLYMPLMHSESLLIHEEAVKCFSEKGMEKNLQFEQQHRDILVKFGRYPHRNKIVGRASTEEELAFLQTPGSAF, from the coding sequence ATGTATTATCAAGAGGTTATTGATTTCTGGTTTAAAGAATCTACACCAGACGAATGGTTTACCAAAAACAAATCCTTTGATGAACTGATTAGAAAACGTTTTTTAAAAGTTCACAAGCAAGTGATAAAAGGTGAAAAAGTCGATTGGCGATTAGCGATTCAAGGGCGCCTAGCTGAGATTATTGTTTTAGATCAATTTTCGCGAAACCTTTATCGTGATGATCCGCGGTCGTTTGCTTATGATGGGATGGCGCTTATTCTTGCTCAAGAAGCGATCTTACATTACCCAATTGAACAGCTTTCTGTAGAAGAGAGATCATTTTTATATATGCCACTTATGCATTCAGAATCCTTACTAATTCACGAGGAGGCAGTAAAATGTTTTTCTGAAAAAGGGATGGAGAAAAACCTGCAATTTGAACAGCAACACCGTGATATTTTAGTAAAGTTTGGCCGATATCCACACCGTAATAAAATAGTAGGGCGCGCTTCAACTGAAGAAGAACTTGCTTTTTTACAGACGCCAGGATCAGCGTTTTAG